The Suricata suricatta isolate VVHF042 chromosome 4, meerkat_22Aug2017_6uvM2_HiC, whole genome shotgun sequence genome includes a region encoding these proteins:
- the FOXN2 gene encoding forkhead box protein N2 produces the protein MGPVIGMTPEKRAETPGAEKVAGLSQIYKMGSLPEAIDAARPKATLVDSESADDELTNLNWLHESTNLLTNFSFGSEGLPIVNPLYDIEGDDVPSLGPSCYANPEKKSATSKPPYSFSLLIYMAIEHSPNKCLPVKEIYSWILDRFPYFATAPTGWKNSVRHNLSLNKCFQKVERSHGKVNGKGSLWCVDPEYKPNLMQALKKQPFSSALTFYTPPASPQSGSLSPHFLSSVLKQNQVRTLKESDIDAATAMMLLNTSIEQGILECEKPLPLKTAMQKKRSYGNAFSHPSTMRLQESDSLATSIDPKEDHNYSASSMAAQRCASRSSVSSLSSVDEAYEFIPKSSHVGSDGSEGFHSEEDTDVDYEDDPLGDSGYASQACANTSEKGQPGKKMRKQLCQEIDEELKEAAGSLLHLAGIRTCLGSLISTAKTQNQKQRRK, from the exons ATGGGTCCAGTAATTGGAATGACTCCAGAAAAGAGAGCTGAAACTCCAGGAGCTGAAAAGGTTGCAGGACTAAGCCAGATTTACAAAATGGGAAGCTTGCCTGAAGCTATCGATGCTGCCAGACCGAAGGCCACTCTAGTGGACAGTGAGTCAGCGGATGATGAGCTCACAAACTTGAACTGGCTTCATGAAAGTACTAATCTTCTAACAAATTTCAGCTTCGGAAGTGAGGGTCTTCCAATTGTTAATCCATTGTATGACATAGAGGGTGACGATGTGCCATCTTTAGGACCATCTTGCTATGCgaacccagaaaaaaaatcagcaacttCAAAGCCCCCATATTCCTTTAGTCTTCTCATTTACATGGCTATTGAACACTCTCCAAATAAATGTTTGCCTGTCAAAGAAATTTATAGCTGGATTTTGGACCGCTTCCCATATTTTGCCACTGCACCAACAGGCTGGAAGAATTCTGTTCGACATAATCTATCCCTgaataaatgttttcagaaagtGGAAAGAAGCCATGGCAAG gttaatGGAAAAGGTTCCTTATGGTGTGTTGATCCAGAATATAAACCCAACCTAATGCAGGCACTGAAGAAGCAACCTTTTTCCTCAGCATTAACATTCTACACCCCTCCTGCATCTCCACAAAG tggcTCTTTATCACCTCACTTCTTAAGCTCCGTACTCAAGCAGAACCAGGTGCGAACCCTCAAAG aatCTGATATAGATGCTGCCACCGCAATGATGCTTTTAAATACTTCTATAGAACAAGGAATTTTAGAAT GTGAGAAGCCTCTTCCTCTTAAAACAGCAATGCAAAAAAAGAGGAGTTATGGCAATGCATTCAGTCATCCCAGTACTATGCGACTGCAAGAGAGTGATTCTTTGGCCACAAGTATTGATCCAAAAGAAGACCACAATTACAGTGCGAGTAGCATGGCAGCACAGCGCTGCGCATCCAGGTCTAGTGTGtcttctctgtcctctgtggATGAGGCCTATGAATTTATCCCAAAGAGTAGCCATGTGGGAAGTGATGGCAGTGAAGGATTCCACAGTGAAGAAGATACAGATGTTGATTATGAAGATGATCCTCTTGGAGACAGCGGCTATGCTTCACAGGCTTGTGCCAATACCTCTGAAAAAGGGCAGCCAGGCAAAAAGATGCGTAAACAGTTATGTCAAGAAATTGATGAGGAGCTCAAAGAGGCAGCTGGATCTCTGCTCCACCTTGCTGGAATTCGTACCTGTCTGGGTTCCCTAATAAGTACTGCaaagacacaaaatcaaaagcagcgaagaaaatag